Sequence from the Cuculus canorus isolate bCucCan1 chromosome 24, bCucCan1.pri, whole genome shotgun sequence genome:
GGCTGCACAGAATCTCCACCTCTGTCCACTTTGTGGTGACCCCTCAGCCTGTGTGTAATGCTGAACTAAAGCTCAAGTGTCCTTCCCAGGTTGTACCTCAGCTTCTACCCACTGCTGGTTTCAGGCATCTCCAACCAGAAGATGCTCAGGCCTCTGATAAATGCTCAGTGAAACCAGTGCAATGGCTCTGTGGATCACATGAGAGCGTTCAGAGATGGGAGCTTCTCAGCCCCAGGTGTGTTGGGACACAATGGGCCCCATTCCTGCCTTGCTGAGGACCACCTAGAAGTCTGAACTGCAGCTTCTTGCTCAAACCAGTACCCCAGATAGTCTCTCCTGCAGGTAGGCACAGATTCTGCCCCCCCCaactctccatccctctcttgCATGACCACCCCTTGCACGACTGTGCTTTGGTTGACATTTCTGCTCACCATTGATTTGGTTCCCTTGAAGGTAGAGGTTCTCAAGGTTGGTGTTGACCCGGGGGATCTTCTGGAGCCTGTTGTAAGAGAGGTCCAGCTcgaggatgctgctgctgttgaaagTGTTGCTAGAAAGACCTTGATTTGTCAGGCTGTTGTGGGACATCCGTACATAGAGCAGCTTGGGAGAGACCTTGAAATAGTCATCAGGGATGGTATTGATGTAGTTGTACTCTAGGTAGAGCTGTTCCAAAGCCATTGGGAGCCCATCAGGGACTCTCCTGAGGTGGTTGTAGCTCAAATCAGCAAGGATCAAGGACTTCAGCCCTTTGAGGGATGCTCCCATCTCAAAAATGAAGTTATGGCTGAGGTACAGGGCTGTGAGGTTCTCTAGACCCTCTAGAGCATTGGAGGGGACCTTGGAGATCTGATTGTAAGACAAGTGGAGCTCTCTCAGGGACCGAGGCAAGGGGCTGGGCATCTTGGTTAGGTTGTTATTGTTCAAGTACAACCTCTCCAGGCTTTTGAGCTTGGCAAAGACCCTCTTGCCCATCTTCTCACTGGAGATCTGGTTGTTGTGCAGTGCGAGCCATTCCAGCTCCGTGGCATTATCAAAAGCCCCCTCCTGGATGGCAGTGATCTGGTTGTTCTGGAAGTAGACGTATTTCATCCGCGTAGGCACAAAAGGCAAGTACCTCAGGTGCCGCGTGTCACAGTACATGGCTGATGAGAAGTTAG
This genomic interval carries:
- the FMOD gene encoding fibromodulin; amino-acid sequence: MHWAALLIIAGLCGASLGQYNEEEDMAWLQYYMRQSRMSSYNYMPYYEDENTPYVYSYLPAPETEAEPVPEPQQTSSWQCPQECDCPPNFSSAMYCDTRHLRYLPFVPTRMKYVYFQNNQITAIQEGAFDNATELEWLALHNNQISSEKMGKRVFAKLKSLERLYLNNNNLTKMPSPLPRSLRELHLSYNQISKVPSNALEGLENLTALYLSHNFIFEMGASLKGLKSLILADLSYNHLRRVPDGLPMALEQLYLEYNYINTIPDDYFKVSPKLLYVRMSHNSLTNQGLSSNTFNSSSILELDLSYNRLQKIPRVNTNLENLYLQGNQINEFSISSFCTVVDVMNYSRLQVLRLDGNEIKRNAVPPDAPLCLRRATVIEI